The Mesorhizobium opportunistum WSM2075 DNA window GCAACGGCACGAGCAAGAGGACCTCGATCACCATCACCGAGCGAGGGATCGAATCGAGGCGTGTCGCCACGAACATCATGAACACGAAGGCGAGCGATGCGACGATTACCGCGCGCAGGATACCGAGCATGTCGCCGACGGAAGCATATCGCCAATTGCGGGTGTAGAGGCAGGTCACCGGGAAGACCACGGCGCATGTAAACAGGAAGCAGGGAAGTGCGAAAAGCAGCGAATGGTAGCTCTCCGGACTGGTGACCTCTCCATCAAGGCCCAATCGCATGAATGAAGCAAAGGACAGCGCCGCGAGCGCCATGGCCAGATCGATGATGTAGAGATGAAGATTCTTGCCGACGGCCTTGGCGCGCCCGACCACCCTGCGACGCAAGTACGACAGAACATGAACGATGGTACGCGGTTTGCTGACAAGACGGCCGACAGCGATTGCGGTGGCTATCAGAAGCGATTGGCCTCCGAGCGGACCGATTGCTTCAAACGGCTGATCTAACTGGCTCATCCTAGGACCTCGACAAAGCTTAGCCGCCGCGCTCTGGGAGAGCACGTCAAGATTATCGGCTGTTTGCACCCCGCAGACACAAATCCGGGCTTGCCAAGACCTTGTTCAATCAAGAACAGGTTGGCCTGCTATCGTTCGGATTCGAGGCTACGATTTATCGTTGCTATGGAGCGCCTTGCCTGCTTTTGGCGCAACACCTGCTTTTGTGCAGGGAGTAGCTATCGGAACCGCGAGAGGAACTTTCCCGAGTTAATCCAAAGAGGTACTTCCGCCAGTCTGGACAAGCCAGCCAGACAGGTCCCGCTGCACCAGCGTGCCCAACTGCTCGACATCGGCGGCGTAAAAGTCGACGAGCTGGGATCGAAGTCTTGGGGGGAAAGGCGGATAAGCAATCTTTCCCGCCAGGGCACCCCGTGCCGCCTCGAAGAGAGAGGTGTTCCGGAACGGACGAACCAGAGGTTTCAACGGCTTCATCATGTTGCGCAGCTGCGGTCCGACCATAGCTTCGCTGCGGTCCTTCACTTTTTTCGCCACCGGCAAAGCCACGTCGCTCTCAGGGAGGTTCAAAAACGTCCTGACCTTGCTCAACTGTTCGACAGGCCTTGCGACTGTTTCCTCGAAAAACAGAACCAGCAGCCGATCCTTCGGATAGAGATCCAGATAGGCCTGCAACTGTGCGCTATAGAGGCCGCCGGCGAGAAAACGCCCAGGCGAATCCCTGCCCACGTCAAGGTAGGATTCTATGTCGCGGTCGACCTCGCCGCGGCGAAAGAGCATGCAATAGTCCGAGTACGCACGCTCGACCGGGTTGCG harbors:
- a CDS encoding sulfotransferase family protein; amino-acid sequence: MQAEDIDFLIIGAAKCATTWLQQSLQADPDVSMPDPELHYFSRHYDRGDDWYFRQFHKTRPGQLVGEKSNSYLDTPSAPQRVHRLLPHVRLIVQLRNPVERAYSDYCMLFRRGEVDRDIESYLDVGRDSPGRFLAGGLYSAQLQAYLDLYPKDRLLVLFFEETVARPVEQLSKVRTFLNLPESDVALPVAKKVKDRSEAMVGPQLRNMMKPLKPLVRPFRNTSLFEAARGALAGKIAYPPFPPRLRSQLVDFYAADVEQLGTLVQRDLSGWLVQTGGSTSLD